A genomic window from Euryarchaeota archaeon includes:
- a CDS encoding DUF4129 domain-containing protein, with amino-acid sequence MGKGITRETRRPRMATAGDLFAFLRARRRRLAAAGLLLVSGLVIVAAVGSTYFGRFSESRQLGLENVTEDSSLAIADSDSDGVSDLDELFRYGSDPFKADTDGDGAPDKWEADNRRLDAVSGVYRPDASVFDSGDDADRDGLDNVGEFVAGTDPWAPDSDADGMPDGYEIRSGLDPSRNDAAADNDGDGLVNIDEFRRGTNASKRDSDDDGLEDPQEIDNYKTDPVRFSTSGAGIADGWLVFYKLDALDVGVAFLDPDGDGLTTQDEFLFSARVLGVLAENVTNRAFLFSIGLDPGNNDTDADGMGDGWEVKYFLDPLSPGDASADLDSDGLTNLQEFLAFSDPRSKDTDGDGLSDLQEVGGWEITVEERTFRTTSSPSLADTDGDGLTDLEEFDGYALRGTRNLTFARTDPRRPDTDLDGLDDAFEVSFESTPRLSPVAGDSDGDGLLDGDEHAYWTLRSLTVSDEAIAAIKAERGRRNVSGVETGEDIKRALQPGGDIDIDGIPNVVDPDSDADTILDGDELVPPRRKASLGREDLRTLPVTDPGTRDSDQDQLPDDWENRFASFNDTLLDWNLNASARDSLRLSDGKSDADRDLDGDGARFYTGGSVLRLVYTNIEEFARGTNPNLGDSDADNITDGWEVYFKRNPLNSSDARQTLSKLEYVRFAGRDGSPTAGELTSSVPLDAKNKESFVPTEASSSGTGGDVFYNIPKSGGGSRTVVRVHGTFELTYEAAYNFFLNPDKTDTDDDSLPDAWELYYSGVNPAIAIELSPINGEGATSDFDADGLTNLEEFERGTSPVPTDKTSDGSDVGDTDLGGETDGNEVDRSLDALMPFDDDPNGDLDCDGITNIQERRTLVADFDSDRDSLLDGPSISTSNPPPPRCTIAEMSARFRARGIVERAGTFLGEDEFGTDPAAFDSEDGGGDGMPDGWEVYYGLNPTLNVGAVNSDTVEADGGDGLDDLTEYRLGLPRDWDPATDGVWWFGSSPRSVPGGPPGSDTDGDSSKDGYVDDADQQVGSDLDYDNDGLDDFNGEDAQPFFDHNNSGSLDPKDPVAARNWVTSQRTATRDIDRDGDGVPDARDMARTKLTIDSVSANSLFKGDSVTVTGTLMVDEDTADKGKPVGGAMVLANFVRKSSNESRVAGAAQTMPDGTFTMVLSLASDHSLLLRAPAILFGTNHSAGETVTWALDTGTVPLGLDDRLFVWAYAVSAIDGPYAFAAKNRDVTGSIVTRNAEGTYKPDVVAYAQPFTVRSETRIRLPTDLKAENGGILNGSGTLLDRVGLPISGKDVTIRFNNGTQSTVTTDASGSFQFTIPVGTLPQRGRYPLNASFAGDADRLTLPSTSEAGVDILFGTSMTAVVENERRSVRAGESLVITGKVVDVDDHPAIGNVTMASYGAAVETTLDAAGRYRLEAPIPRDATPEARTFVVQFPQANSFSAASAVVESVIITQSTRVVLDPQYFRPLVSEDVVVAGQLVDQAGRPVRDFSVKERLTVRVALGASNVEVPVDNATSTFKTTISRFSTPGVGETSVVVSFTGTNLYAQSSTVAVYSVVTTTSLEFPPKRLERGNVVVLGGRLLDALGRPIASQTVNVSFEGEALEPATTDANGRFERGVALPANKTLGLVEARARYPGSVDGLKKASPEVVTYFNVVTRVTITLPDKVLPFGRLNITGRLTNDEGNVVPSARVNVKVNGASIGNVVTDFGGDFEAEYLPQTTDVVDFVIEAKYVGEGIYGDATGSAKYITIARTTVKLDSVTGFVRGGQVALTARLIDEFGRPIRGAEVEALLGDAKLAVLNTASGGAMNASLRLPIDMERGKYPFVLRYRGDKNHFGTDFVEEVSVVGETDLRLYTPNRLTVGQSFVGRIQLLDDEGGPIKDAVLQLRVSGYIYPFLLRTNDTGEATFPAKVLSEGKTQVDVRYQGSDILLPATRTFSINSLAAFGPVSREEALVLAAAAFALLAVGLAAAYVYWSRSAATEAAAILKRAEGQLVAGSEYVATILAAYRALVEYLRKYGYAVTPDLTAQEFSVAVKAAFPVDETRLDEFIGLFEEARYSAHEIGPAERQRAISAFRAVQRGLSVNKGTRPGPPTAGAGDVR; translated from the coding sequence ATGGGAAAGGGCATCACTCGAGAGACGCGCCGGCCTCGTATGGCGACGGCCGGTGACCTGTTCGCGTTCCTACGCGCGCGAAGGCGCCGCCTCGCGGCTGCCGGGCTCCTACTCGTATCGGGCCTTGTCATCGTGGCAGCCGTGGGAAGCACTTACTTCGGCCGCTTCTCGGAAAGCAGGCAACTTGGCCTTGAGAACGTGACGGAGGACAGTTCGCTCGCGATCGCGGACTCGGATTCCGACGGCGTCTCCGACCTCGATGAGCTCTTCCGTTACGGGTCCGACCCGTTCAAGGCGGACACCGACGGGGACGGGGCACCCGACAAGTGGGAGGCCGACAACCGGCGACTCGACGCGGTGAGCGGCGTCTACCGGCCCGACGCGTCCGTTTTCGACTCCGGCGACGACGCCGACCGTGACGGGCTCGACAACGTAGGCGAGTTCGTGGCAGGCACCGACCCGTGGGCGCCGGATTCCGACGCCGATGGGATGCCCGACGGTTATGAGATCCGAAGCGGCCTCGACCCATCGCGTAACGACGCGGCCGCCGACAACGACGGGGACGGCCTCGTGAACATCGACGAGTTCCGCCGCGGCACGAACGCGTCGAAACGCGATTCGGACGACGACGGCCTCGAGGACCCGCAGGAGATCGACAATTACAAGACCGACCCCGTGCGCTTCTCGACAAGCGGCGCGGGGATAGCCGACGGGTGGCTGGTCTTCTACAAGTTGGACGCTCTCGACGTGGGCGTCGCGTTCCTCGACCCGGACGGCGACGGGCTCACCACCCAGGACGAGTTCCTCTTCTCCGCACGCGTCTTAGGGGTGCTGGCCGAGAACGTCACGAACCGGGCCTTCCTCTTCTCCATAGGCCTCGACCCTGGAAACAACGACACCGACGCCGACGGGATGGGCGACGGTTGGGAAGTGAAGTACTTCCTCGACCCCCTCTCGCCGGGGGACGCATCGGCCGACCTCGACTCCGACGGACTCACGAACCTCCAGGAGTTCCTCGCGTTCTCGGACCCGCGCTCCAAGGACACCGACGGCGACGGCCTAAGCGACTTGCAGGAGGTCGGCGGTTGGGAGATAACCGTGGAGGAAAGGACGTTCAGGACGACGTCAAGCCCTAGCCTTGCGGACACCGACGGCGATGGGCTCACGGACCTCGAGGAGTTCGATGGTTACGCCTTGCGGGGCACGAGGAACTTGACGTTCGCCCGGACCGATCCGAGGAGGCCGGACACCGACCTCGACGGCCTCGACGACGCCTTCGAGGTCTCATTCGAGTCGACGCCGCGTCTTTCGCCCGTGGCCGGGGACAGCGACGGTGACGGGCTTCTCGACGGCGACGAGCACGCGTACTGGACCTTGCGCTCGCTGACCGTGTCGGACGAGGCGATCGCCGCCATAAAGGCCGAGAGGGGAAGGCGGAACGTGAGCGGTGTTGAGACGGGCGAGGACATCAAGCGGGCCCTCCAACCCGGTGGGGACATTGACATCGATGGGATCCCGAACGTCGTGGACCCGGACTCGGACGCCGACACCATACTCGACGGGGACGAGTTGGTCCCCCCGAGAAGAAAAGCGTCGCTCGGACGGGAGGACCTGCGCACCCTGCCGGTCACCGACCCGGGGACGCGCGACAGCGACCAGGACCAGTTGCCGGACGACTGGGAGAACCGGTTCGCCTCTTTCAACGACACGCTTCTTGACTGGAACCTGAACGCGAGCGCCCGGGATTCGCTTCGCCTTTCGGACGGGAAATCCGACGCGGACAGGGACCTCGACGGAGACGGCGCCCGCTTCTACACGGGCGGCAGCGTCCTACGCCTCGTCTACACGAACATCGAGGAGTTTGCCCGGGGCACGAACCCGAACCTCGGCGATTCGGACGCCGACAACATCACTGACGGGTGGGAGGTCTACTTCAAGAGGAACCCGTTGAACTCGAGCGACGCCAGGCAGACGCTCTCAAAACTGGAATACGTGCGCTTCGCGGGGCGCGACGGGAGTCCCACCGCAGGCGAGCTCACCTCAAGCGTCCCGCTTGACGCAAAGAACAAGGAGAGCTTCGTGCCCACGGAGGCGTCCTCGAGCGGTACCGGGGGCGACGTCTTCTACAACATCCCGAAAAGCGGTGGGGGGTCGCGCACGGTAGTACGCGTCCACGGCACGTTCGAACTCACCTATGAGGCGGCCTACAATTTCTTCCTTAACCCCGACAAGACGGACACGGACGACGATTCGCTCCCAGACGCCTGGGAATTATACTACTCGGGCGTGAACCCCGCGATAGCGATAGAGCTGAGCCCGATAAATGGCGAAGGTGCGACGAGCGATTTCGACGCGGACGGCCTCACGAACCTCGAGGAATTCGAGCGCGGCACCTCCCCCGTCCCGACGGACAAGACGTCCGACGGATCGGACGTGGGCGACACGGACCTCGGCGGCGAGACCGATGGGAACGAGGTCGACAGGAGCCTAGACGCCTTGATGCCGTTCGACGACGACCCGAACGGCGATCTCGACTGCGACGGGATAACCAACATCCAGGAGCGGCGCACGCTGGTCGCGGACTTCGACTCCGACAGGGATTCCCTCCTCGACGGACCCTCCATCTCGACTTCGAACCCACCGCCGCCCCGTTGCACCATCGCCGAGATGAGTGCTCGGTTCCGGGCGCGCGGCATCGTCGAAAGGGCCGGAACCTTCCTCGGCGAGGACGAGTTTGGGACCGACCCGGCAGCATTCGACAGTGAAGATGGCGGAGGCGACGGGATGCCGGACGGTTGGGAGGTCTACTACGGCCTCAACCCGACGTTGAACGTCGGCGCAGTCAACAGCGACACCGTCGAGGCCGACGGTGGCGACGGCCTGGACGACCTCACCGAATACAGGCTAGGCCTGCCCCGCGATTGGGACCCCGCGACCGACGGCGTCTGGTGGTTCGGCTCGTCGCCTAGGTCTGTTCCCGGCGGCCCACCGGGTAGCGACACCGACGGCGATTCGTCGAAAGACGGGTACGTCGACGACGCGGACCAACAGGTGGGAAGCGACCTCGACTACGACAACGACGGGCTCGACGATTTCAACGGTGAGGACGCCCAGCCGTTCTTCGACCACAACAACTCAGGTAGCCTCGACCCGAAAGATCCCGTCGCCGCGAGGAACTGGGTGACGTCGCAACGGACGGCCACGCGAGACATCGACCGCGATGGGGACGGCGTGCCTGACGCGCGCGACATGGCAAGGACCAAGCTGACGATCGATTCGGTGTCGGCGAACTCCCTTTTCAAGGGCGACTCGGTGACGGTCACCGGGACGCTCATGGTGGATGAGGACACGGCGGACAAGGGCAAACCCGTCGGCGGGGCCATGGTGCTTGCGAACTTCGTGAGGAAAAGCTCGAACGAGTCGAGGGTCGCGGGCGCCGCGCAGACGATGCCGGACGGGACCTTCACGATGGTCCTTAGCCTCGCAAGCGACCACTCGTTGCTCCTTCGCGCCCCGGCGATACTGTTCGGGACGAACCACTCGGCCGGTGAGACCGTCACGTGGGCGCTCGACACGGGCACCGTCCCCTTGGGGCTCGACGACCGCCTGTTCGTTTGGGCCTACGCCGTGAGCGCCATCGACGGGCCGTACGCCTTTGCCGCGAAGAACCGGGATGTCACAGGCTCGATCGTCACGCGAAACGCCGAGGGCACCTACAAGCCAGACGTCGTCGCCTACGCGCAACCGTTCACCGTGAGGTCGGAGACGCGCATACGATTGCCGACGGACCTCAAGGCCGAGAACGGCGGCATACTCAACGGATCCGGGACGCTCCTTGACCGCGTGGGCCTGCCGATAAGCGGCAAGGACGTGACGATTCGTTTCAACAATGGGACGCAGTCCACGGTCACCACCGACGCCTCTGGCTCTTTCCAGTTCACGATCCCCGTCGGGACGCTTCCCCAGCGCGGACGCTACCCGCTTAACGCGAGCTTCGCCGGCGACGCGGACAGGTTGACGCTTCCCTCCACCTCCGAAGCAGGCGTCGACATACTCTTCGGCACTTCGATGACGGCCGTGGTCGAGAACGAAAGGCGGAGCGTGCGGGCGGGCGAGAGCCTAGTGATAACAGGCAAAGTCGTCGACGTGGACGACCACCCGGCGATCGGCAACGTCACGATGGCATCCTACGGCGCGGCGGTCGAGACCACTCTTGACGCGGCCGGCCGGTACCGCCTGGAGGCGCCGATCCCACGCGACGCGACGCCGGAGGCCCGGACGTTCGTCGTTCAATTCCCGCAGGCCAATTCCTTCTCGGCGGCAAGCGCCGTCGTCGAATCCGTGATCATCACGCAGTCCACGCGCGTGGTGCTTGATCCACAGTACTTCAGGCCCTTGGTGTCCGAGGACGTGGTGGTCGCCGGCCAATTGGTGGATCAGGCGGGTCGGCCCGTCCGGGATTTCTCCGTCAAGGAGAGGCTAACGGTGCGAGTCGCCCTCGGTGCAAGCAACGTCGAGGTCCCCGTCGACAACGCGACGAGCACGTTCAAGACCACGATCTCCAGGTTCTCCACCCCGGGGGTCGGCGAGACCTCCGTCGTCGTGAGTTTCACGGGGACGAACCTCTACGCGCAATCCTCGACCGTCGCCGTCTACAGCGTCGTGACCACGACGAGCCTTGAGTTCCCGCCGAAACGCCTCGAACGCGGCAACGTCGTCGTCCTGGGCGGACGCCTCCTCGACGCGCTCGGACGACCAATCGCCTCGCAGACGGTGAACGTGAGCTTCGAAGGCGAGGCACTCGAGCCGGCCACCACCGACGCGAACGGCCGGTTCGAACGCGGGGTCGCGTTGCCGGCGAACAAGACGCTCGGCCTCGTGGAGGCCCGGGCCCGTTACCCGGGTTCCGTCGACGGCCTCAAGAAAGCCAGTCCTGAGGTAGTGACCTACTTCAACGTCGTGACGCGTGTGACCATCACGCTGCCGGACAAGGTCCTCCCCTTCGGACGCCTCAACATCACGGGGCGGCTCACAAACGATGAAGGCAACGTCGTCCCAAGCGCACGCGTCAACGTGAAGGTCAATGGGGCGAGCATCGGAAACGTCGTGACCGATTTCGGCGGCGACTTCGAGGCCGAATACCTTCCCCAGACGACGGATGTCGTGGATTTCGTCATCGAAGCGAAGTACGTGGGCGAAGGGATATACGGGGACGCGACGGGAAGCGCCAAGTACATAACGATCGCCCGCACCACGGTGAAGCTCGACTCCGTCACGGGGTTCGTGCGCGGCGGCCAGGTCGCGCTCACAGCACGCCTAATCGACGAGTTCGGACGTCCGATCCGCGGCGCCGAGGTGGAGGCACTCCTTGGCGACGCGAAGCTCGCCGTGCTCAACACCGCAAGCGGTGGCGCCATGAACGCGAGCCTGCGCCTACCGATCGACATGGAGCGCGGAAAGTACCCCTTCGTCCTACGCTACCGTGGGGACAAGAACCATTTCGGCACGGATTTCGTCGAGGAGGTGAGCGTCGTCGGGGAGACCGACCTTCGCCTCTACACGCCGAACCGCCTCACGGTCGGGCAGTCCTTCGTCGGGAGGATCCAATTGCTCGACGACGAGGGCGGCCCCATCAAGGACGCGGTGCTGCAACTGCGCGTCTCCGGTTACATCTACCCGTTCCTGCTACGCACGAACGACACGGGCGAAGCGACTTTCCCGGCGAAGGTCCTCTCCGAGGGAAAGACACAGGTCGACGTGCGCTACCAGGGAAGCGACATCCTCCTTCCGGCGACACGCACTTTCAGCATCAATTCGCTCGCGGCCTTCGGCCCCGTGAGCCGCGAAGAGGCGCTCGTTCTAGCGGCCGCCGCGTTCGCCCTCCTTGCGGTGGGCCTCGCCGCCGCCTACGTGTATTGGAGCCGCTCGGCCGCAACGGAGGCGGCTGCGATCCTCAAGCGCGCCGAAGGCCAGTTGGTCGCGGGAAGCGAGTACGTCGCGACGATCCTTGCGGCATACCGGGCGCTCGTCGAGTACCTGCGGAAGTACGGCTATGCGGTCACACCCGACCTTACGGCCCAAGAGTTCTCCGTCGCCGTCAAGGCGGCGTTCCCGGTCGACGAGACCCGGCTCGACGAGTTCATCGGCCTATTCGAGGAGGCGCGTTATTCCGCCCACGAGATAGGTCCCGCCGAGCGCCAACGGGCGATCTCCGCTTTCAGGGCGGTACAGCGCGGCCTATCCGTCAACAAGGGCACGCGGCCAGGGCCCCCAACGGCCGGGGCGGGGGACGTGCGATGA